One Thermosipho africanus Ob7 genomic region harbors:
- a CDS encoding carbon-nitrogen hydrolase family protein produces MLIAAAQFSPKPGKFEYNLKKHIDFIEKAGEIGASLILFPELSISGYTYDKNILEDSISFFNEVQSELLKLSRKYNMAIVGGVPRKVLSEVRNSVFVIKKKKEILFYDKTHLFRGEKDVFLPGERFLVFKFQGVRFGILICYEIGFPEISRVLALNGAQVLLAPFAFSKERKNIYEIATRARALENGAFLVTSSTSGKGLMDFIGSSRIVGPDGNVITQARRKEELIYADLDVSKLDFFRYKEEGISHAYFLNRKKELYRSVIR; encoded by the coding sequence ATGTTAATAGCAGCAGCCCAATTTAGTCCAAAACCGGGTAAATTTGAATACAATTTAAAAAAGCACATAGATTTTATTGAAAAGGCTGGAGAGATAGGTGCTAGTTTAATTTTATTTCCCGAACTTTCAATTTCCGGCTATACTTACGATAAAAATATACTTGAAGATTCGATAAGCTTTTTCAATGAGGTACAATCTGAGCTTTTAAAGCTTTCAAGAAAATATAACATGGCTATTGTAGGTGGCGTTCCAAGAAAGGTACTTTCTGAAGTTAGAAATTCTGTGTTTGTTATAAAGAAGAAAAAAGAGATTTTATTTTATGATAAAACACATTTATTTAGAGGGGAAAAAGATGTCTTTTTACCTGGGGAAAGGTTTTTAGTTTTTAAATTCCAAGGAGTTAGATTTGGAATTTTGATATGCTATGAGATAGGTTTTCCTGAAATCTCAAGAGTTTTGGCACTTAACGGGGCTCAAGTGTTACTTGCACCATTTGCATTTTCAAAGGAGAGAAAGAATATTTATGAAATTGCAACTAGAGCAAGGGCTCTTGAAAATGGAGCGTTTCTTGTAACATCATCAACAAGTGGGAAAGGATTAATGGACTTTATTGGAAGCTCAAGGATAGTTGGGCCAGATGGTAATGTTATAACTCAAGCAAGAAGAAAAGAAGAGCTTATTTATGCAGATCTTGATGTTTCAAAATTAGATTTTTTTAGATACAAAGAAGAAGGAATATCGCATGCGTATTTTTTAAATAGGAAAAAAGAGCTATATAGGAGTGTGATAAGATGA
- a CDS encoding ZIP family metal transporter — MNLFLKGILLSSAAGMATSLGAIPFLLFRKGASEKFIDALLGMAAGIMLAASAFSLVAPSIEMGGLLRFGVGFFLGAILVDLMDKYSPHEHFLKGHEGAELKRLSKIWLFVIAITIHNLPEGMAVGVSAFSDQAINIAFAIGAQNIPEGAAVAAALLNAGYSIKTSFWVAFLTGVVEIIGGILGSGIVSISRALLPYMMAFAGGAMIFVISDEVIPETHLRGNERLSTYFLIIGFFIMSALDVVLG; from the coding sequence ATGAATTTGTTTTTAAAAGGAATATTACTAAGTTCTGCTGCTGGGATGGCTACATCTTTAGGGGCAATTCCATTTTTGTTATTTAGAAAAGGAGCAAGTGAAAAGTTTATTGATGCACTTTTAGGTATGGCAGCGGGTATTATGCTTGCTGCAAGTGCGTTTAGTTTGGTTGCACCTTCTATCGAAATGGGTGGACTTCTAAGATTTGGAGTAGGTTTTTTTCTTGGTGCAATACTTGTTGATTTAATGGACAAATACTCACCACACGAGCACTTTTTAAAGGGGCATGAGGGCGCTGAACTTAAAAGATTAAGTAAAATATGGCTTTTTGTTATTGCAATTACAATTCACAATTTACCTGAAGGTATGGCGGTTGGTGTGAGTGCATTTTCAGATCAAGCAATTAATATCGCATTTGCAATTGGAGCGCAAAATATACCAGAAGGAGCCGCTGTTGCTGCAGCGCTTTTAAATGCCGGGTATTCTATAAAAACATCGTTTTGGGTGGCATTTTTAACTGGTGTGGTTGAGATAATTGGAGGTATTTTGGGTTCTGGAATAGTGTCTATTTCAAGAGCACTTCTTCCATATATGATGGCATTTGCTGGTGGTGCTATGATATTTGTAATAAGTGATGAGGTAATTCCAGAGACCCATCTTAGAGGAAATGAAAGACTGTCAACGTACTTTTTAATAATAGGTTTCTTTATAATGTCTGCACTTGATGTTGTTTTAGGATAG
- a CDS encoding YjjG family noncanonical pyrimidine nucleotidase, whose protein sequence is MKYEMIYFDLDNTILDFDKSEEYALKSVFEYLNIRYDESYIEIYRPINEKWWKLFSEGKYRKEVIVVERFREFFEKIGVFNLNFNEVAQVYLKGLSSVAFFIEGAEDFLGKLKEKGFRMAAITNGVESVQQKRAKIARLDRFFEFVLTSEKVGKPKPEPDIFFYAEKLSNVPLSRSIYIGDNIETDYEGAKKAKLDFILFDPKNKFEDNIKKVSNYKELYRMLVH, encoded by the coding sequence ATGAAATATGAAATGATATATTTTGACCTTGATAATACAATATTGGATTTTGACAAATCTGAAGAGTATGCTCTAAAAAGTGTGTTTGAATACCTTAATATTAGGTATGATGAAAGTTACATAGAAATTTATAGGCCTATAAATGAAAAATGGTGGAAGCTTTTTTCAGAAGGAAAGTATAGAAAAGAAGTGATTGTTGTAGAAAGATTTAGAGAATTTTTTGAAAAAATTGGAGTATTTAATTTGAATTTTAATGAAGTTGCACAGGTTTATTTAAAAGGACTTTCCAGTGTTGCTTTTTTTATAGAAGGTGCTGAAGATTTCTTAGGAAAATTGAAAGAAAAAGGCTTTAGAATGGCTGCTATTACAAATGGCGTGGAATCTGTTCAGCAAAAAAGAGCAAAAATTGCAAGACTAGATAGATTTTTTGAATTTGTACTTACCTCAGAAAAGGTTGGAAAACCAAAACCAGAACCTGATATATTTTTCTATGCAGAAAAATTATCAAATGTTCCGCTTTCAAGATCTATTTATATAGGAGATAATATAGAAACCGACTATGAAGGTGCAAAAAAGGCGAAACTTGATTTTATTCTTTTTGATCCAAAAAATAAGTTTGAGGATAATATAAAGAAAGTTTCAAATTACAAAGAATTATATAGAATGTTGGTTCATTAG